In Fusarium oxysporum Fo47 chromosome XII, complete sequence, one DNA window encodes the following:
- a CDS encoding amine oxidase, whose protein sequence is MRHSITQLTAVFTALSTTAHSAVLQRDKQGSCAKTKVAILGAGVAGIAAAQNLTKAGIDQFIIVEHNDYIGGRMRKQSFGKNADGQPYTIEFGANWVEGIGSEATHENPIWQLAKKYDLKSHESDYDNYLTFDHKGQTNWSSTIKSLEKIYGKAEAEAGRLLLGNLQDTSVRAAIRSAGWRPDKDDMHAQAADWWKWDFESAWTPDESGLIFGVAGGNATFGYFSDVSNLVVDQRGFSTIIQEEAKTFLKNGDARLRLKTTVEGIKYGKDGVTITTDKGDCIQADYAICTFSLGVLQSNTTEFSPPLPDWKQSAIDQFAMGTYTKIFMQFEEAFWDNQTQFFLYADPLERGRYPLFQSLNPEGFAPGSNILFGTVTGQQAWRVERQTNNETMEQILDVLRLMFPDKNVTTPTAFTYPRWSTEPWAYGSYSNWPVGMTLEKHQNMRANVERLWFAGEANSAEFFGFLHGAYTEGQDIANKIGNIINGKAGDDEFDMERYENLHGTTFVDEYDEDNGWLFPYDVEGDEEEEEEE, encoded by the exons ATGAGGCACTCAATCACACAGCTTACAGCTGTTTTCACAGCCTTATCCACAACAGCCCATTCCGCCGTCCTTCAACGGGACAAGCAAGGGTCCTGCGCGAAGACCAAGGTCGCTATCCTCGGAGCCGGTGTTGCTGGCATAGCAGCAGCCCAAAACTTGACAAAAGCAGGCATTGACCAGTTCATCATTGTAGAGCATAATGACTACATTGGCGGCCGAATGAGGAAACAATCCTTTGGCAAGAACGCAGATGGACAACCTTACACTATTGAATTTGGCGCCAACTGGGTTGAGGGTATCGGATCAGAAGCTACACATGAGAATCCCATCTGGCAGTTGGCAAAGAAGTATGACTTGAAATCGCATGAGTCCGATTACGATAACTACTTGACATTTGATCACAAAGGACAGACAAACTGGAGCAGCACGATCAAAAGCCTGGAGAAGATCTACGGCAAGgctgaagcagaagctggTCGTCTCCTGCTCGGCAACTTGCAAGATACTTCCGTACGTGCTGCCATCCGCTCAGCAGGATGGCGCCCAGACAAGGATGACATGCACGCCCAAGCCGCAGACTGGTGGAAATGGGACTTTGAATCCGCCTGGACACCCGACGAAAGTGGCCTTATCTTTGGAGTGGCTGGTGGTAATGCGACATTTGGCTACTTCAGCGATGTCAGTAACCTCGTCGTTGACCAGCGTGGCTTCAGTACCATCATACAAGAGGAGGCCAAGACGTTCCTAAAGAACGGTGATGCAAGACTCCGACTAAAGACCACTGTCGAAGGTATCAAATACGGAAAGGACGGCGTGACAATCACAACGGACAAGGGTGATTGCATCCAAGCCGACTATGCGATCTGCACCTTTTCGCTAGGAGTGTTGCAGAGCAATACCACCGAGTTCAGCCCACCTCTCCCCGACTGGAAGCAAAGTGCCATTGATCAGTTTGCCATGGGCACGTACACCAAGATCTTCATGCAGTTCGAAGAGGCTTTCTGGGACAATCAAACACAATTCTTCCTCTATGCCGATCCTCTCGAGCGTGGCCGGTACCCTCTCTTCCAATCACTCAACCCTGAGGGTTTTGCGCCGGGTTCCAACATTCTCTTCGGAACTGTTACTGGACAACAAGCATGGCGCGTAGAACGTCAGACCAACAATGAGACGATGGAACAGATTCTTGATGTCTTGAGGCTGATGTTTCCCGACAAGAATGTGACGACACCGACTGCTTTTACCTACCCTCGCTGGAGCACTGAACC TTGGGCATATGGCTCCTACAGCAATTGGCCCGTCGGCATGACTCTTGAGAAGCATCAAAACATGCGCGCCAATGTTGAGCGCCTCTGGTTTGCAGGAGAAGCCAATTCTGCAGAGTTCTTTGGGTTCTTGCACGGCGCGTATACTGAGGGTCAAGATATTGCTAATAAGATTGGCAATATCATAAACGGAAaagctggtgatgatgagttcgACATGGAGAGGTACGAGAACCTTCATGGGACGACATTTGTGGATGAGTATGATGAGGATAACGGATGGTTGTTTCCGTATGACGTTGAGGgggacgaagaggaagaagaggaagaatga
- a CDS encoding RTA1 like protein-domain-containing protein: MSGDGPYGPVVNGTQIVFFEYLPNKPAAISFVVLFGIITLVHLIFLFILRAWFFIPFILGGICEIFGYFGRAQAHDTPDKAGPFILQNVLLLAGTPFLAATIYMSLRRVATALDSQHLSFISLRWLTKLYVLIDIACIVSQFIGAIIPASGEPDAITKGRTILIAGLIVQLCALSIFILTSLYLYIRIRQETGPFLDSSLVRWRRYFRTIEAVTIIMIIRSIVRAVEYLQGQGGFNQIFMAFE; this comes from the exons ATGAGCGGAGATGGGCCATACGGACCCGTTGTCAACGGGACTCAGATCGTCTTTTTCGAATACTTGCCCAACAAACCCGCCGCCATATCCTTCGTTGTTCTCTTCGGCATTATAACTTTAGTCCACCTGAtattcctcttcatccttcgAGCCTGGTTCTTCATCCCCTTCATCCTCGGTGGCATCT GTGAGATCTTCGGTTACTTCGGTCGAGCCCAGGCCCACGATACCCCTGATAAAGCTGGTCCCTTTATCCTCCAGAACGTCCTTCTCCTCGCCGGAACACCTTTCCTAGCCGCGACGATCTACATGAGTCTTCGGCGTGTTGCCACGGCGCTTGACTCCCAACATCTTTCGTTTATAAGTCTTCGATGGTTGACAAAACTATACGTCCTCATTGACATCGCATGCATTGTCAGCCAATTCATAGGCGCCATCATACCTGCTTCTGGAGAACCAGATGCCATCACTAAAGGCCGAACTATTCTTATTGCTGGTCTGATAGTTCAACTCTGCGCCTTGAGTATCTTTATCCTCACGTCGCTGTATCTGTACATACGCATAAGACAAGAAACTGGACCGTTCTTGGATTCATCCCTGGTACGGTGGCGGCGATACTTCAGAACCATCGAGGCTGTGACGATCATCATGATTATTCGCAGTATTGTCCGTGCAGTCGAGTAtcttcaaggacaagggGGGTTC AATCAGATTTTTATGGCTTTCGAGTGA
- a CDS encoding major facilitator superfamily domain-containing protein yields the protein MADKKPTTIDDPIITASDSDYDYGSTQKRAYFTGDTFVSGGATDLYKPIPEYEGIHRYDPTAEWTEKEEKKLVRRLDKRICSWVCLMFFALQLDRGNISQALSDGMLDDLGLNTNDYNYGMMIFYLCFLSAEVPSQMISKKLGPDVWIPIQMVTWSIIGICQGFVQDKQSFYATRALLGLIEGGFIPDALLYLSYFYTNRELPMRVGFFYCASNGTFIVAAFLAYGILHMRSVGGWEGWRWLFVLEGTLTFFIGVVSWFYLPPGPTQTASWFRGKDGWFTEREEVIMVNRVLRDDPGKGGMHNRQGLTLKLLWDALMDYDLWPLYMISWTMLIPTNPVTAYLTLNLKALGFGTFETNLLTIPGYVLFLAHLILISWYSEKINNRMALLLYYSFWCFVLLLTLELLPANASPWAWYSATILMIGFPYIHSINVSLTSRNAGSVRTRTVGSAMYNMICQASSVISSQIYRDDDKPLYRRGNKVLLALVGWNVVMTIFIKGYYIWRNKTRERIWNAMSDGEKDEYLRTTKDEGNKRLDFRFAH from the exons ATGGCAGACAAGAAGCCAACCACGATCGACGACCCGATCATTACGGCGTCTGACTCCGATTACGACTACGGTTCAACACAGAAGCGTGCCTACTTCACCGGCGACACATTTGTATCTGGAGGAGCTACAGATCTGTACAAGCCTATTCCAGAATATGAAGGCATTCATCGATATGACCCAACTGCCGAATGGACggaaaaggaggagaagaaactaGTCAGACGG TTAGACAAGAGAATCTGCTCTTGGGTTTGCCTCATGTTCTTTGCGCTACAACTCGACCGTGGCAATATCTCACAGGCTCTGAGCGATGGCATGCTCGACGATCTTGGCCTCAACACTAACGACTACAACTACGGCATGATGATCTTCTACCTCTGCTTTTTGTCTGCAGAAGTCCCATCACAAATGATCTCCAAAAAGCTCGGCCCTGATGTTTGGATCCCCATTCAGATGGTGACATGGAGTATCATCGGTATCTGCCAAGGCTTTGTCCAAGACAAGCAAAGCTTCTATGCGACTCGCGCTCTGCTGGGACTCATCGAGGGAGGGTTCATCCCAGATGCGCTGCTCTACCTCTCGTACTTCTATACCAATAGGGAGCTTCCCATGCGCGTCGGTTTCTTCTACTGCGCTTCAAATGGTACTTTCATCGTCGCCGCATTTCTGGCATATGGCATCCTTCACATGCGCTCGGTCGGAGGCTGGGAAGGTTGGCGCTGGCTGTTTGTCCTCGAGGGCACTCTGACATTCTTCATCGGCGTCGTGTCTTGGTTCTACCTACCACCCGGTCCAACACAAACAGCTAGTTGGTTCCGTGGTAAAGACGGTTGGTTCActgagagagaagaagtcatcatGGTCAACCGTGTCTTGCGTGACGACCCTGGCAAG GGAGGCATGCATAACCGTCAAGGCCTTACACTCAAGCTCCTCTGGGATGCACTCATGGACTATGACCTCTGGCCATTATACATGATCAGTTGGACCATGCTGATTCCGACAAACCCCGTCACTGCCTATCTTACCCTCAACCTGAAGGCCTTAGGATTCGGCACCTTTGAGACGAATCTGCTGACCATTCCGGGATATGTTCTTTTCCTGGCACACTTGATCCTTATCTCTTGGTATTCAGAAAAGATCAACAACAGAATGGCTCTCTTGCTCTACTATTCGTTCTGGTGCTTCGTGTTGCTCTTAACTCTCGAGCTGCTTCCCGCAAACGCTAGCCCTTGGGCGTGGTATTCAGCAACAATCTTGATGATTGGATTCCCTTACATCCACTCAATCAATG TCAGTTTGACATCGAGAAACGCTGGTTCTGTTCGCACCCGAACAGTGGGCAGTGCCATGTACAACATGATTTGCCAAGCAAGCTCTGTAATCTCATCTCAG ATCTATCGTGATGATGACAAGCCTCTGTACCGACGGGGAAACAAAGTTCTCCTTGCACTTGTTGGTTGGAACGTGGTGATGACAATTTTTATCAAGGGGTACTACATATGGCGAAATAAGACTCGAGAACGCATTTGGAATGCTATGTCGGATGGAGAGAAGGATGAGTATCTGAGGACGAccaaagatgaaggcaatAAGAGGCTGGACTTCAGATTTGCTCATTAG
- a CDS encoding major facilitator superfamily domain-containing protein, whose amino-acid sequence MEQSDARISSPEISASPVQQTHGIELETLKNANKNSSKKDAEALPDDEGSQSKKKKSLAFKLAFIGLSATLFVFQVDATALGIALPTIANDLKGSSLESFWANLSYTLCGLVMQPVWASISDAFGRKPPLYVCICLFFIGSITFAVAQNMKTIIVGRVLQGFGGGGIDVLIQVILADMTTLEERSKYLGLMGIPNAVGNILGPSVGALFSTYATWRWIGWINLPILGIGTPLVFFFLKLRPVTMDASLASNIERLDWIGMSLVVSGITVFVLPLSWAGSLFPWAAWQTLVPMILGVLVLVAFVFYEAKPAAPIMPHRLFHSITANMTLLGGFIHGAILVSLLQYLPLIYQAVYLETPIKSAVFLLPTSIISVFIAVISMMMVPWFGGYTWLLRFSWALLALGTGILALFNLSSPSPMLFGLPVIWGTGVALLRLNLLPMQASVKNVDDTGVAIGQFLTIRMFGGLIGLTIASAIFNTVFTKTIASSSLQLTGPLAPLEDASKAVAFIKELGSLSISRGTLNEVLRVYLECFRTIFYTMAGLGALGLLTSMFLEEIDLKNQGRGNQRFED is encoded by the exons ATGGAACAATCGGACGCCAGAATAAGCAGTCCAGAGATCTCTGCATCTCCAGTACAGCAAACTCATGGCATCGAACTCGAGACATTAAAAAACGCTAATAAAAACTCATCGAAGAAGGATGCGGAAGCGTTGCCAGACGATGAAGGCAGTCAgtcaaagaaaaagaagtcTCTAGCCTTCAAATTGGCTTTCATTGGGTTGTCTGCTACACTGTTCGTATTCCAAGTAGATGCAACAGCACTTGGCATTGCACTGCCG ACAATAGCCAATGATCTCAAAGGCTCAAGTCTAGAGTCTTTCTGGGCCAACCTATCCTATACACTATGCGGTCTGGTGATGCAGCCGGTTTGGGCGAGCATATCAGACGCATTCGGCCGAAAACCACCTCTTTATGTCTGCATTTGTCTCTTCTTTATCGGATCCATCACTTTTGCCGTCGCTCAAAACATGAAGACCATTATCGTAGGTCGTGTACTCCAAGGttttggcggcggcggcatCGATGTTCTTATTCAGGTCATTCTCGCAGATATGACAACACTCGAAGAACGATCGAAATATTTGGGCTTGATGGGTATTCCCAATGCAGTGGGCAATATTCTCGGGCCATCTGTCGGAGCTTTGTTTTCTACATACGCCACTTGGCGATGGATCGGATGGATCAATCTCCCCATTCTTGGAATTGGAACGCCGTTGgtattcttctttctcaagtTACGGCCTGTCACGATGGACGCTTCACTTGCTAGCAACATTGAACGCCTTGACTGGATTGGAATGAGCCTTGTTGTCTCTGGTATCACAGTTTTCGTGTTGCCGCTCAGTTGGGCTGGCTCCTTATTTCCATGGGCTGCATGGCAGACATTGGTTCCGATGATCCTGGGAGTCTTAGTTCTTGTTGCTTTCGTCTTTTACGAAGCGAAGCCTGCAGCACCAATTATGCCTCATCGATTGTTCCACTCCATCACTGCCAACATGACATTGCTCGGAGGTTTCATTCACGGAGCCATCCTTGTTTCGTTACTTCAATACCTGCCACTGATTTATCAAGCAGTATATCTGGAGACGCCGATCAAGTCAGCTGTTTTCCTGTTGCCAACTTCCATCATTAGTGTATTCATTGCAGTAatctccatgatgatggtgccaTGGTTTGGAGGTTATACCTGGCTATTGCGATTCTCATGGGCATTGCTGGCTCTTGGTACTGGTATTCTGGCACTCTTCAATCTCAGTTCACCCTCACCGATGCTTTTTGGACTCCCCGTCATCTGGGGAACAGGCGTTGCTCTTCTGCGACTAAACCTTCTACCGATGCAAGCCAGCGTCAAGAATGTCGACGACACAGGCGTCGCTATCGGACAGTTCCTCACGATTCGCATGTTTGGAGGGCTGATCGGTTTGACCATCGCCTCTGCAATATTCAACACTGTCTTTACAAAGACTATCGCCTCTAGCTCTTTGCAGCTTACAGGGCCTCTTGCACCTTTGGAAGACGCCTCAAAAGCCGTTGCTTTCATCAAAGAACTCGGGTCCTTGAGCATTTCTCGAGGAACACTCAATGAGGTACTAAGAGTGTACCTCGAATGTTTCCGCACGATCTTCTACACAATGGCAGgcttgggtgctttgggGCTGTTGACTTCAATGTTCCTTGAGGAGATTGACCTCAAGAACCAAGGCCGCGGCAATCAACGTTTTGAAGACTAG
- a CDS encoding uncharacterized protein (expressed protein) has translation MKRNYSGAPIMSTYRASRLPVSCRPCREKKRRCDRNQPCSNCTQRRLTCVYENGSRATNPLETDTLPERNPGEASVDPNGSTLAFSPLRQLDLNKEMLDRLTKLEKAVFPNGAQVSQLTQPEPTSSHHKPFNCHNETPSSDKNASINARLNHLTSNLPPAHQAHLLCEHFVDTIQPTFGVLHVPSTRSLVCSSVDSDKEVPKIDELLLLFSIFAGAALAWTDELLHRLEATKENAVSAFDCYFHSALSIIEEPCTPLPPSVTAVSAISTLAHVAINSDDVVPAKALDLRSRCYNMCREMMIHRLDSPAAQKERVVSPANNIDLEVQRRVWWNMVASDWLTSFSGSSQEGIYTFIPRLLRVKQPRNVDDVALTISGDIPDLPISVPTDMTFFFLRLRTAEISREIIDTITPLADDTPEEDYEVILQLDRKLQNFIKGLPDFCKLDPESMQKSKEICELRPFIYWQRISLHLGIHARICRLHRPYHLAAYSDLRYSYSRTTILTSAYKILELRRMMDDPVAKLHFRPERYLVIFLHVTSAAVALAVDLSHNPDAPDAEAIKEKVKGAYETLNKSRKNAESLIRGIEKNMEQVMGTLQKQRTNAMKSASPAATSSANLDSVPESAFTDMNDITVGMQEDGFGDEHSHQLWSDFLAAVPDLEEFQWTSLLQDLDFDPSNFS, from the exons ATGAAGCGCAATTATTCCGGGGCGCCTATTATGTCGACTTACCGGGCATCTCGGCTGCCAGTTTCGTGCCGCCCTTGCCGCGAGAAGAAGCGGCGCTGTGATCGCAATCAACCTTGTTCGAATTGTACCCAGCGGCGCCTCACATGCGTTTACGAGAATGGCAGTCGAGCAACTAACCCTTTGGAGACTGATACATTACCGGAGCGGAACCCCGGCGAGGCTTCAGTCGACCCGAACGGAAGcaccttggccttctctCCTCTTAGACAGTTGGACCT AAACAAGGAAATGCTTGACAGGCTAACTAAACTAGAAAAAGCTGTCTTCCCAAATGGAGCTCAAGTATCACAGCTTACCCAACCAGAACCAACTTCCTCCC ACCACAAGCCGTTCAATTGCCACAATGAGACTCCCTCAAGCGACAAAAATGCTTCTATCAATGCGCGCTTAAACCATTTGACGTCGAATCTTCCGCCTGCCCATCAAGCACATCTGCTATGTGAACACTTTGTTGACACCATCCAGCCTACATTCGGTGTCCTGCATGTACCATCGACTAGATCACTCGTTTGTAGCTCCGTGGACTCTGACAAAGAAGTTCCAAAGATTGACGAGTTGCTCTTGCTTTTCAGTATCTTTGCTGGTGCGGCCTTGGCCTGGACAGATGAACTTCTTCATAGGCTTGAAGCAACAAAAGAGAACGCCGTGTCGGCCTTCGACTGTTATTTTCACTCTGCTCTGTCGATTATTGAAGAACCTTGCACACCACTACCGCCCTCGGTCACAGCTGTCTCAGCGATATCTACCCTTGCACATGTGGCTATCAACTCCGATGATGTCGTTCCGGCCAAGGCATTGGATCTTAGAAGTCGGTGCTACAATATGTGCCGCGAAATGATGATCCATCGCTTAGACAGCCCGGCAGCACAGAAAGAGCGAGTCGTAAGCCCGGCCAACAATATTGACTTGGAGGTTCAGAGACGTGTATGGTGGAACATGGTTGCTTCTGACTG GTTGACTTCGTTCTCTGGGAGCTCCCAGGAGGGTATCTATACATTCATCCCGAGACTGCTGAGAGTCAAACAACCGCGTAACGTCGACGACGTTGCGCTCACGATTTCAGGCGACATACCCGATTTACCTATCTCCGTTCCAACAGACATGACATTCTTCTTTCTGCGACTCAGAACGGCAGAAATATCTCGCGAGATTATCGATACGATCACACCCCTGGCCGACGACACCCCCGAAGAAGACTACGAAGTCATTCTTCAGCTTGATAGAAAACTGCAAAATTTTATCAAGGGTCTTCCTGATTTTTGCAAGCTCGACCCGGAGAGTATGCAGAAGTCCAAAGAGATCTGCGAATTGAGACCGTTCATCTACTGGCAGCGAATAAGTCTTCACCTCGGCATCCATGCACGCATTTGTCGACTTCATCGTCCTTATCACCTCGCAGCCTACTCAGATCTTCGATATTCTTACTCTCGAACCACAATCCTCACATCAGCATACAAGATTCTTGAACTCAGACGCATGATGGACGACCCGGTTGCCAAGCTTCACTTTAGACCTGAGAGGTATTTGGTAATCTTCTTGCACGTCACCTCAGCCGCTGTAGCGTTGGCAGTCGACCTGTCTCACAACCCTGATGCCCCCGACGCGGAAGCCATAAAGGAAAAGGTTAAGGGCGCGTACGAGACGCTGAACAAATCGAGGAAGAACGCGGAGAGTTTGATCAGAGGTATCGAGAAGAATATGGAACAGGTCATGGGGACTTTGCAGAAACAGCGCACGAATGCGATGAAATCAGCTTCGCCAGCTGCGACATCGAGCGCGAACTTGGATTCGGTTCCTGAAAGTGCTTTCACAGACATGAATGATATTACAGTGGGCATGCAGGAAGACGGTTTCGGGGACGAACATTCGCACCAGCTCTGGTCAGACTTTTTGGCTGCTGTCCCTGACCTTGAAGAGTTTCAGTGGACTTCTCTTCTGCAAGACCTCGACTTTGATCCTAGCAACTTCAGTTAA
- a CDS encoding Metallo-dependent phosphatase-like protein — translation MMLRSLALTSFLAGQSLRAAAQRDQVDNSNLDPLKFKSDGTFQISVFSDLHFAEDASSIGPEKDARTVKVMGDVIDAELPDLVVLNGDLINGESTFTHNSTVYIDQIVSPMVDRNMTWASTYGNHDHNRNLNGTAMLEREHTWPGSRTDSMVPGSDAGTTNYYLPVYASNCSSNCTPELILWFFDSRGGFYYQGGAQPNWVDKSVVEWFNETNADLREEYGKNIPSLAFVHIPVYASLMLQNNGIDENYHPGINDETVIQQGAGWCADKKGGCDYSDQDLPLMQALVATPGVIGLFSGHDHANSWCYKWEDKVGDMDLPGNGINLCYGQHTGYGGYGDWIRGGRQIIVTQEGLKNFEIDSHIRLESDEVVGSISLNSTYNTDAYAATPNQKTFLSIASSSTPTPSTRPVSLAAHFGLHNAFSSSLVVFAGVITWILL, via the exons ATGATGCTTCGATCACTCGCTCTCACAAGTTTCCTGGCCGGACAATCGCTACGAGCTGCAGCTCAGCGCGACCAGGTTGATAACAGCAACCTCGACCCATTGAAGTTCAAGAGCGATGGAACATTCCAAATATCCGTCTTTTCAGATCTCCATTTCGCTGAAG ATGCCTCCTCAATAGGACCCGAGAAAGACGCCAGGACTGTCAAGGTCATGGGCGACGTGATCGATGCCGAGCTACCAGACTTGGTAGTCCTGAACGGCGACCTTATCAATGGCGAATCAACATTCACACATAACAGCACGGTATACATCGATCAGATCGTCTCCCCGATGGTTGATCGAAATATGACATGGGCTTCAACGTATGGAAACCACGATCACAATCGCAACCTCAACGGAACCGCCATGTTGGAGCGCGAGCATACATGGCCCGGATCTCGAACAGATTCAATGGTCCCAGGAAGCGATGCCGGAACAACAAATTACTACCTCCCCGTATACGCATCGAACTGCAGTTCAAACTGCACACCCGAGCTGATACTCTGGTTCTTCGATTCTCGAGGTGGCTTTTACTACCAGGGCGGCGCTCAGCCTAACTGGGTTGACAAGAGCGTCGTGGAATGGTTCAACGAGACCAATGCTGATCTGCGCGAGGAATACGGCAAGAACATTCCTTCGCTGGCCTTTGTTCACATTCCCGTGTACGCCTCTCTTATGCTGCAGAACAATGGTATCGATGAGAATTACCATCCCGGTATCAACGACGAAACTGTCATTCAGCAAGGTGCGGGATGGTGCGCAGACAAGAAGGGAGGTTGCGACTACAGCGATCAAGATCTGCCCTTGATGCAAGCCCTCGTTGCGACACCCGGCGTCATCGGACTCTTTTCCGGCCACGACCATGCGAACTCATGGTGTTACAAGTGGGAAGATAAGGTTGGCGACATGGATCTTCCCGGCAATGGCATCAATCTCTGCTACGGTCAACATACCGGCTACGGTGGCTATGGAGACTGGATCCGAGGTGGTCGCCAAATCATCGTCACACAAGAGGGTCTCAAGAATTTTGAAATCGACTCGCATATTCGCCTCGAATCGGATGAGGTCGTCGGCAGCATCTCTTTGAACTCGACTTACAACACGGATGCATACGCCGCAACCCCGAACCAGAAGACGTTCCTCAGCATTGCGAGCTCTTCTACGCCGACACCTTCGACGAGACCTGTTTCTTTAGCAGCGCATTTTGGGTTGCATAATGCTTTCAGTTCGTCTTTGGTTGTTTTCGCAGGAGTTATTACATGGATTTTGTTGTGA